CCAGTAATGAGCTACACTGCATGATAATATGCTCTCCAGAGGTCACAGCAAAATGAGGCCAGACTGACAGGCTGGGTTTTTTGTAGGCTCCTAAGATGCAATATGCAGTGTGTGAAATGAATTTAAACTACCCATATTGTCTTCTAGGCCTGAGAGCTGAGAGAAGTATTCCTCATTAGATCTTAGAGGAGATCCTGTGCTGGGAGCCCAGAATGTTCTCTTACCTGTTATTGTCAGCTCCAGAGTGCTACTATAGTCTGACAAGCCAGCAGAGCTATTATAGTAACACTTATATAACCCTGTATAGATGGTTTCCATGTGTTCAATGTAGAACATGGTCTTGTTTCTGGTTTCCATAGGGATCTTTCTGTCCCAAGGATCTACACTTCCCTCTTTATACAGAAGGTACTCCTTGGCCTCCCAGGACCCCTGACACCAAATATTCACAGATGTATTTTTGGCAATCACAGATCCTGGCTCAGCCCAGATGATGGGTTTTGTGAGGGGTCCTGC
This genomic stretch from Arvicanthis niloticus isolate mArvNil1 chromosome 30, mArvNil1.pat.X, whole genome shotgun sequence harbors:
- the LOC143440857 gene encoding leukocyte immunoglobulin-like receptor subfamily B member 4A isoform X3, coding for MGRGPLTKPIIWAEPGSVIAKNTSVNIWCQGSWEAKEYLLYKEGSVDPWDRKIPMETRNKTMFYIEHMETIYTGLYKCYYNSSAGLSDYSSTLELTITGAYKKPSLSVWPHFAVTSGEHIIMQCSSLLGFGRFILIQEGKSDLSWTMDSQKYVNQSFQSLFLLGSVTPKHNGTFRCYGYFKNLPQVWSKSSDPLDLLVSEAPALQHQTHTVEDLTRMAMAALVLVILVIVLLEAWFSKRVEQDATRK